The following coding sequences are from one Streptomyces sp. NBC_01294 window:
- the sdhC gene encoding succinate dehydrogenase, cytochrome b556 subunit, with protein MPAGTLYRGREGMWSWVAHRVTGVLIFFFLFVHVLDTALVRVSPEAYDDVVATYKTPIVALLEYGLVAAILFHALNGLRVIAVDFWSKGPRHQKTMLWWVVGIWIVLMVGALYPVLGHAYLELFGK; from the coding sequence GTGCCGGCTGGAACGTTGTACCGCGGCCGGGAAGGAATGTGGTCCTGGGTGGCTCATCGAGTCACCGGCGTCCTCATCTTCTTCTTCCTGTTCGTACACGTCCTCGACACCGCACTCGTCCGCGTCTCTCCCGAGGCGTACGACGATGTCGTGGCTACCTACAAGACTCCGATCGTCGCGCTGCTGGAGTACGGCCTCGTCGCCGCCATCCTGTTCCACGCGCTCAACGGTCTTCGTGTCATCGCCGTGGACTTCTGGTCCAAGGGCCCCCGCCACCAGAAGACGATGCTCTGGTGGGTCGTGGGCATCTGGATCGTGCTGATGGTCGGGGCCCTGTACCCCGTACTGGGCCACGCCTACCTTGAACTGTTCGGGAAGTGA
- a CDS encoding succinate dehydrogenase hydrophobic membrane anchor subunit: protein MSSDTSSVDMTKGDGGSVSGLSLYDIDNPAPYIEAPRKRTGKTPRSTRGNFEMVAWLFMRLSGIVLVVLVIGHLLIQLVLDGGVSKIGFAFVAGRWASPFWQVWDLLMLWLAMLHGANGLRTVINDYAERANTRLWLKGLLYTATVFTILLGTLVIFTFDPNIR, encoded by the coding sequence ATGTCTTCTGACACTTCTTCCGTCGACATGACCAAGGGCGACGGCGGGTCCGTATCGGGTCTGTCGCTCTACGACATCGACAACCCGGCGCCGTACATCGAGGCACCGCGCAAGCGCACGGGCAAAACGCCCCGCTCGACCCGCGGCAACTTCGAGATGGTCGCGTGGCTCTTCATGCGCCTCTCGGGCATCGTGCTCGTCGTCCTCGTCATCGGCCACCTGCTGATCCAGCTGGTGCTGGACGGCGGCGTCTCCAAGATCGGCTTCGCCTTCGTGGCCGGCCGCTGGGCGTCCCCGTTCTGGCAGGTCTGGGACCTGCTGATGCTGTGGCTGGCCATGCTGCACGGCGCCAACGGCCTGCGTACCGTCATCAACGACTACGCGGAGCGTGCCAACACGCGGCTGTGGCTGAAGGGCCTGCTCTACACCGCCACGGTGTTCACCATCCTTCTGGGCACGCTGGTGATCTTCACCTTCGACCCGAACATCCGCTAG
- the sdhA gene encoding succinate dehydrogenase flavoprotein subunit, with protein MKIHKYDTVIVGAGGAGMRAAIESTKRSRTAVLTKLYPTRSHTGAAQGGMAAALANVEEDNWEWHTFDTVKGGDYLVDQDAAEILAKEAIDAVLDLEKMGLPFNRTPDGTIDQRRFGGHSRNHGEAPVRRSCYAADRTGHMILQTLYQNCVKEGVEFFNEFYVLDQLLVEEDGVKKSAGVVAYELATGEIHVFQAKAVIYASGGTGKFFKVTSNAHTLTGDGQAACYRRGLPLEDMEFFQFHPTGIWRMGILLTEGARGEGGILRNKDGERFMEKYAPVMKDLASRDVVSRSIYTEIREGRGCGPAGDHVYLDLTHLPPEQLDAKLPDITEFARTYLGIEPYTDPIPIQPTAHYAMGGIPTNVEGEVLSDNTTVVPGLYAAGEVACVSVHGANRLGTNSLLDINVFGKRSGIAAARYSQENDYVELPENPAQQVIDLVEHLRNSTGNERVAELRLELQETMDACVMVFRTEQTIKTAVEKIAELRERYKNVSVQDKGKRFNTDLLEAIELGNLLDLAEVMAVSALARKESRGGHYREDYPNRDDVNFMRHTMAYREVDADGKDSVRLDYKPVVVTRYQPMERKY; from the coding sequence ATGAAGATCCACAAGTACGACACCGTCATCGTCGGCGCGGGCGGCGCGGGCATGCGCGCCGCCATCGAGTCGACGAAGCGCAGCCGCACCGCGGTGCTGACGAAGCTCTACCCCACCCGCTCCCACACGGGCGCCGCGCAGGGCGGCATGGCCGCCGCGCTGGCCAACGTGGAAGAGGACAACTGGGAGTGGCACACCTTCGACACGGTCAAGGGCGGTGACTACCTGGTCGACCAGGACGCCGCCGAGATCCTGGCGAAGGAGGCCATCGACGCGGTCCTCGACCTGGAGAAGATGGGCCTGCCGTTCAACCGCACGCCGGACGGCACCATCGACCAGCGCCGCTTCGGCGGCCACTCGCGCAACCACGGCGAGGCGCCGGTCCGCCGGTCCTGCTACGCCGCGGACCGCACCGGTCACATGATCCTCCAGACGCTGTACCAGAACTGCGTCAAGGAGGGCGTGGAGTTCTTCAACGAGTTCTACGTCCTGGACCAGCTCCTGGTCGAGGAGGACGGCGTCAAGAAGTCGGCCGGTGTGGTCGCGTACGAGCTCGCCACCGGCGAGATCCACGTGTTCCAGGCGAAGGCCGTCATCTACGCCTCGGGCGGCACCGGCAAGTTCTTCAAGGTGACCTCCAACGCGCACACCCTCACGGGTGACGGCCAGGCGGCCTGCTACCGCCGCGGCCTGCCGCTCGAGGACATGGAGTTCTTCCAGTTCCACCCGACGGGCATCTGGCGCATGGGCATCCTGCTGACGGAGGGCGCCCGCGGTGAGGGCGGCATCCTCCGCAACAAGGACGGCGAGCGCTTCATGGAGAAGTACGCGCCGGTCATGAAGGACCTCGCGTCCCGTGACGTCGTCTCGCGCTCCATCTACACCGAGATCCGTGAGGGCCGCGGCTGCGGTCCCGCCGGTGACCACGTGTACCTGGACCTGACGCACCTCCCGCCGGAGCAGCTCGACGCCAAGCTCCCGGACATCACCGAGTTCGCGCGTACGTACCTGGGCATCGAGCCCTACACGGACCCGATCCCGATCCAGCCCACCGCGCACTACGCCATGGGCGGCATCCCGACCAACGTCGAGGGTGAGGTCCTCAGCGACAACACCACCGTCGTCCCGGGCCTGTACGCGGCCGGCGAGGTCGCGTGCGTGTCGGTGCACGGCGCGAACCGCCTGGGCACCAACTCTCTGCTGGACATCAACGTCTTCGGCAAGCGCTCCGGTATCGCCGCGGCCAGGTACTCGCAGGAGAACGACTACGTCGAACTCCCGGAGAACCCGGCGCAGCAGGTCATCGACCTCGTCGAGCACCTGCGCAACTCCACGGGCAACGAGCGGGTCGCCGAGCTGCGTCTGGAGCTCCAGGAGACGATGGACGCGTGCGTGATGGTGTTCCGTACGGAGCAGACCATCAAGACCGCGGTCGAGAAGATCGCGGAGCTGCGCGAGCGCTACAAGAACGTGTCCGTCCAGGACAAGGGCAAGCGCTTCAACACGGACCTGCTGGAGGCCATCGAGCTGGGCAACCTGCTCGATCTGGCCGAGGTCATGGCCGTGTCCGCGCTGGCGCGCAAGGAGTCCCGCGGCGGTCACTACCGCGAGGACTACCCGAACCGCGACGACGTCAACTTCATGCGCCACACCATGGCGTACCGCGAGGTGGACGCCGACGGCAAGGACTCCGTCCGGCTGGACTACAAGCCTGTCGTCGTCACCCGCTACCAGCCGATGGAGCGTAAGTACTGA
- a CDS encoding succinate dehydrogenase iron-sulfur subunit: protein MGTPTLSKTDTMEAAAAASPFITVTFRIRRFNPEISEESTWQDFQVEIDPKERVLDGLHKIKWDLDGTLTFRRSCAHGICGSDAMRINGKNRLACKTLIKDINPEKPITVEAIKGLTVMKDLVVDMEPFFQAFRDVMPFLVTKGNEPTRERLQSAEDRERFDDTTKCILCAACTSSCPVFWNDGQYFGPAAIVNAHRFIFDSRDEAGEQRLEILNDKDGVWRCRTTFNCTDACPRGIEVTKAIQEVKRALITRRF from the coding sequence ATGGGCACCCCGACCCTGTCCAAGACGGACACGATGGAAGCGGCAGCCGCCGCCTCGCCGTTCATCACGGTCACCTTCCGGATCCGCCGCTTCAACCCGGAGATCTCGGAGGAGTCGACCTGGCAGGACTTCCAGGTCGAGATCGACCCGAAGGAGCGCGTGCTCGACGGTCTCCACAAGATCAAGTGGGACCTCGACGGCACGCTGACCTTCCGTCGCTCGTGCGCGCACGGCATCTGCGGCTCCGACGCGATGCGGATCAACGGCAAGAACAGGCTCGCCTGCAAGACGCTGATCAAGGACATCAACCCGGAGAAGCCGATCACCGTCGAGGCCATCAAGGGCCTCACGGTGATGAAGGACCTTGTCGTCGACATGGAGCCCTTCTTCCAGGCGTTCCGTGACGTCATGCCGTTCCTGGTCACCAAGGGCAACGAGCCGACGCGCGAGCGCCTGCAGTCCGCCGAGGACCGCGAGCGCTTCGACGACACCACCAAGTGCATCCTGTGCGCCGCGTGCACGTCCTCGTGCCCGGTGTTCTGGAACGACGGCCAGTACTTCGGCCCGGCGGCGATCGTCAACGCGCACCGCTTCATCTTCGACTCGCGTGACGAGGCCGGCGAGCAGCGGCTGGAGATCCTGAACGACAAGGACGGCGTGTGGCGCTGCCGCACGACCTTCAACTGCACCGACGCGTGCCCGCGTGGCATCGAGGTCACGAAGGCGATCCAGGAAGTCAAGCGTGCGCTGATCACGCGCCGCTTCTGA
- a CDS encoding DUF4132 domain-containing protein encodes MTHDFEAMAGELVVKVVSHSFRNPAVQELLDAVQRLADADRRQVVAAFADRYRRGRDTEPVQRTLLTLIAVVGRGLDGLPLAQERTARLDRLSRSHTCWYADRHEALADAELAAGQALAPAVVATIRRSAMSAYRDSTLVEFARLLTEPVLNVGEAWAERAMEDEGRRELLAYALTAKAAKPSAAWEKGGRALVDGLGADAVREAVLPWLALVGRPRTFELEREVYEPDVNSAFDPYNANALRGLAWLLSLLPPHPDTVRALGALVETSLRKAAGLGPRNPKVANAAVNSLARMEGEAALAELARLATRVTYKGTLKLVEAALETRAAALGLSREEIEELAAPAYGLTQVGKAEFRLGEATAQLEVRGNRAVTVWRNATGKQVKSAPTTVRRNHAEELRELKGLAKDIDKSLSAQSERLDRQFLARRRWAYGPWRERYLDHPLVGTLARRLIWTVDGTAVCFADGALRTLTGATLTEGATVELWHPVGREPAEVQAWREWLERHAVTQPFKQAHREVYLLTDAERKTRNYSNRFAAHILRQHQFNSLAAARGWSNRLRLCVDDSAPPATRELPQWGLRAEYWIEGEGQDYGIDTTEAGTYLRLRTDQVRFYPIDAPQNRAGTYGGRYAMWPIPGRRRTVDPLPLKRIPELVLSEVMRDVDLFVGVASVGNDPTWSDGGPQGRFREYWNSYGFGELNQSAETRRVLLERLVPRLAIADRCTVEGRFLHVRGELHTYKIHLGSGNILMTPNDQYLCIVPGGSGGAGAADPGYLPFEGDRTLAVILSKAMLLAKDTEITDPTITSQLRR; translated from the coding sequence ATGACGCACGACTTCGAGGCCATGGCGGGCGAACTGGTCGTCAAGGTCGTGAGCCACTCGTTCCGGAACCCGGCGGTGCAGGAGCTGCTCGACGCCGTGCAGCGACTTGCCGACGCGGACCGCCGCCAGGTGGTCGCGGCCTTCGCCGACCGGTACCGCAGGGGGAGGGACACGGAGCCGGTCCAGCGCACCCTGCTGACCCTGATCGCGGTCGTCGGCCGCGGTCTGGACGGTCTTCCGCTGGCACAGGAGCGGACCGCCCGGCTCGATCGACTCTCCCGGTCCCACACCTGCTGGTACGCCGACCGCCACGAGGCCCTCGCTGATGCGGAGCTCGCCGCCGGGCAGGCGCTCGCTCCCGCCGTCGTCGCGACGATCCGGCGCAGCGCCATGAGCGCGTACCGCGACAGCACCCTCGTCGAGTTCGCCCGGCTGCTCACCGAACCCGTGCTCAACGTCGGCGAGGCGTGGGCGGAGCGGGCCATGGAGGACGAAGGCCGGCGGGAGCTGCTCGCGTACGCGCTGACCGCCAAGGCCGCCAAGCCCTCCGCCGCCTGGGAGAAGGGCGGCCGGGCGCTCGTCGACGGGCTCGGGGCCGACGCCGTGCGCGAGGCCGTGCTGCCGTGGCTCGCCCTCGTCGGGCGGCCCCGTACCTTCGAGCTGGAGCGGGAGGTGTACGAGCCGGACGTCAACAGCGCGTTCGACCCGTACAACGCCAACGCCCTGCGCGGCCTCGCCTGGCTGCTGTCCCTGCTCCCGCCGCACCCCGACACGGTGCGCGCCCTCGGCGCGCTCGTGGAGACCTCGCTGCGCAAGGCCGCCGGGCTCGGCCCGCGCAACCCCAAGGTGGCCAACGCCGCGGTCAACTCCCTGGCCCGCATGGAGGGTGAGGCCGCGCTCGCCGAACTCGCGCGGCTCGCGACCCGGGTGACGTACAAGGGCACCCTCAAGCTCGTCGAGGCGGCGCTGGAGACGAGGGCCGCTGCGCTCGGACTCAGCCGCGAGGAGATCGAGGAGCTGGCCGCTCCCGCGTACGGGCTGACGCAGGTGGGGAAGGCCGAGTTCCGTCTGGGGGAGGCCACCGCGCAGCTGGAGGTGCGCGGGAACCGGGCCGTGACGGTCTGGCGCAACGCCACGGGGAAGCAGGTCAAGTCCGCGCCCACCACGGTGCGGCGGAACCACGCCGAGGAACTCAGGGAACTCAAGGGCCTGGCCAAGGACATCGACAAGTCGCTGTCGGCGCAGTCGGAGCGGCTGGACCGGCAGTTCCTGGCCCGCCGCCGGTGGGCCTACGGGCCGTGGCGCGAGCGGTACCTCGACCACCCGCTGGTCGGCACCCTGGCCCGGCGGCTGATCTGGACCGTGGACGGGACGGCCGTCTGCTTCGCGGACGGGGCGCTGCGCACCCTCACCGGCGCCACCCTCACCGAGGGCGCCACCGTCGAGCTGTGGCACCCCGTCGGCCGGGAGCCCGCCGAGGTGCAGGCCTGGCGGGAGTGGCTGGAGCGGCACGCCGTGACCCAGCCCTTCAAGCAGGCGCACCGCGAGGTGTACCTGCTGACCGACGCCGAACGCAAGACGCGGAACTACTCCAACCGCTTCGCCGCACACATCCTGCGCCAGCACCAGTTCAACTCGCTGGCCGCCGCCCGGGGATGGAGCAACAGGCTCCGCCTCTGCGTCGACGACTCCGCCCCGCCCGCCACCCGCGAGCTTCCCCAGTGGGGACTGCGGGCCGAGTACTGGATCGAGGGCGAGGGCCAGGACTACGGGATCGACACCACCGAGGCGGGGACCTACCTGCGGCTGCGGACCGACCAGGTGCGCTTCTATCCGATCGACGCCCCCCAGAACCGGGCCGGCACGTACGGCGGCAGGTACGCGATGTGGCCGATACCCGGCCGCCGCCGCACCGTCGATCCGCTGCCGCTCAAGCGGATACCGGAGCTGGTGCTGAGCGAGGTGATGCGCGACGTCGACCTGTTCGTGGGCGTGGCCAGCGTCGGCAACGACCCGACCTGGTCCGACGGCGGGCCGCAGGGCCGCTTCCGCGAGTACTGGAACTCCTACGGCTTCGGCGAGCTGAACCAGAGCGCCGAGACCCGGCGGGTGCTGCTGGAGCGACTGGTGCCGCGGCTGGCCATCGCCGACCGGTGCACCGTCGAGGGCCGCTTCCTGCACGTGCGGGGCGAGCTGCACACGTACAAGATCCACCTGGGCTCGGGGAACATCCTGATGACCCCGAACGACCAGTACCTGTGCATCGTGCCAGGCGGTTCGGGCGGGGCGGGCGCCGCCGACCCCGGCTATCTGCCCTTCGAGGGGGACCGGACGCTGGCCGTCATCCTCTCCAAGGCGATGCTGCTCGCGAAGGACACGGAGATCACCGACCCGACGATCACCAGCCAGCTCCGCCGCTGA
- a CDS encoding alpha/beta fold hydrolase encodes MIVSHDVDGPADGPAVVLLHSSVCDRRMWEPQWRPLAEAGFRVIRPDFRTCGDSPAAESPYSDVGDVRDLLDHLGVQRAALVGSSYGGRVALTLAALHPERVASLLLLCPGRPGHEPSPELRKFGAAEDVFLDAGDLAGAAEFNARTWLGPDADADAHALVRAMQLRNFEGALAVTESHELPESPVDLASVTAPTLAFGGAHDLPDFRRIAAELPRLVPGAEHRELPWAGHLPSLERPEETTRLVLEFLNRSFR; translated from the coding sequence ATGATCGTTTCTCATGATGTGGACGGGCCGGCAGACGGCCCCGCCGTCGTCCTGCTGCACTCCTCCGTCTGCGACCGGCGCATGTGGGAGCCGCAGTGGCGCCCACTGGCCGAGGCCGGCTTCCGGGTGATCCGGCCCGACTTCCGCACCTGCGGGGACTCCCCCGCCGCCGAGTCCCCGTACAGCGACGTGGGCGACGTACGGGACCTGCTGGACCACCTCGGTGTGCAGCGGGCGGCCCTGGTCGGGAGCTCCTACGGCGGCCGGGTCGCGCTGACGCTCGCCGCGCTGCATCCCGAGCGGGTGGCCTCGCTGCTCCTGCTCTGCCCCGGCCGGCCGGGGCACGAACCGAGCCCGGAACTGCGGAAGTTCGGCGCGGCCGAGGACGTCTTCCTCGACGCGGGGGACCTGGCCGGCGCCGCCGAGTTCAACGCCCGCACCTGGCTCGGCCCGGACGCCGACGCCGACGCGCACGCCCTCGTCCGCGCGATGCAGCTGCGGAACTTCGAGGGCGCCCTGGCCGTCACCGAAAGCCACGAACTCCCCGAGTCCCCCGTCGACCTGGCCTCGGTCACCGCCCCGACGCTGGCCTTCGGCGGCGCCCACGACCTTCCCGACTTCCGCCGGATCGCCGCCGAGCTTCCCCGCCTCGTCCCGGGCGCCGAGCACCGGGAGCTCCCCTGGGCGGGCCACCTGCCGTCGCTGGAGCGCCCGGAGGAGACGACCCGCCTGGTGCTGGAGTTCCTGAACCGCTCCTTCCGGTGA
- a CDS encoding Uma2 family endonuclease, translating to MSTAPVEHPEYADEESPLTLLEEADRLMEQNPGYRVEIIGGILTVTPPPDVPHALVLTELMLPFLSAGLHGPESHVVQGIGLWLPDGSEDYAIPDLSVVDADIDDHLVEFNCYDPVAFRLVLEVTSSNYNNDLRAKAVAYAQARIPVYVIVNRKHQRVHVLTDPVEGEYTSHRIHAAGELATLPDTLGAKVTLDVDQLLKAGRPRKKQPKPAAEEQDPQA from the coding sequence ATGTCCACAGCACCCGTCGAGCACCCTGAGTACGCCGACGAGGAGAGTCCGCTGACCCTCCTCGAGGAGGCCGACAGGCTCATGGAGCAGAACCCCGGCTACCGCGTCGAGATCATCGGAGGCATCCTCACCGTGACCCCACCGCCGGATGTCCCGCACGCCCTGGTCCTCACTGAACTCATGCTGCCTTTTCTGAGTGCAGGCCTGCATGGGCCCGAGTCGCATGTCGTGCAGGGCATCGGCCTTTGGCTGCCCGACGGGTCCGAGGACTACGCCATCCCCGACCTGTCCGTGGTCGACGCCGACATCGACGACCACCTGGTCGAGTTCAACTGCTACGACCCGGTGGCCTTCCGCCTGGTCCTGGAAGTGACCTCGTCGAACTACAACAACGACCTGCGCGCCAAGGCCGTGGCCTACGCCCAGGCCCGGATCCCGGTCTACGTCATCGTCAACCGCAAGCACCAGCGGGTGCACGTCCTGACCGACCCCGTCGAGGGCGAGTACACGAGCCACCGCATTCACGCGGCCGGTGAACTGGCGACCCTGCCCGACACGCTGGGCGCGAAGGTCACCCTCGACGTGGACCAGCTCCTGAAGGCGGGACGACCGCGCAAGAAGCAGCCGAAGCCCGCCGCGGAGGAGCAGGACCCTCAGGCCTGA
- a CDS encoding family 2B encapsulin nanocompartment shell protein, whose product MSVETAPGTRTATAQQHQEQLSLSTAAARTLATTTKSEPQMQGISSRWLLRKLPWVHTPGGVYRVNRRLSYVLGDGRVAFVKNGSKVQVIPAELTELPLLRGFDDQLALGALAERFVQKEYQPGQVIVHAGKKADHVYLIAHGKVEKVGPGKYGDENILGRLGDGDTFGCHTLTRSKGTTWEFTARATTAVTLLALPETAYRAVADQYEHLRAHVASQNGSRNGFKTNKVGEKLIELSAGHHGEAVLPGAFADYELTPREYELSVAQTVLKVHTRVADLYNQPMNQTHQQLRLTVQELRERQEYELVNNPEFGLLHNTDFDQRIQTHCGPPTPDDLDDLLSMRRGTQYLFAHPKAIAAFGKECNKRGLNLGHVEVDGHHIPAWRGVPILPCGKIPLTEQHTSSIIAVRTGEDNEGVIGLYQTGLPDEYEPGLNVRFMGIDERAIISYLVTAYYSAAVLVPDAIGVLENVEVRPRA is encoded by the coding sequence ATGTCGGTGGAGACGGCCCCAGGCACCCGGACCGCAACGGCTCAGCAGCATCAGGAACAGCTCAGTCTCAGTACGGCGGCGGCGCGCACCCTCGCGACGACGACCAAGTCCGAACCGCAGATGCAGGGCATCAGCTCCCGCTGGCTCCTGCGCAAACTGCCCTGGGTGCACACCCCCGGCGGCGTCTACCGGGTGAACCGGCGCCTCTCGTACGTGCTCGGGGACGGCCGCGTCGCCTTCGTCAAGAACGGCTCCAAGGTCCAGGTCATCCCGGCCGAGCTGACCGAACTGCCCCTCCTGCGCGGCTTCGACGACCAGCTCGCGCTCGGTGCGCTGGCCGAGCGCTTCGTGCAGAAGGAGTACCAGCCCGGCCAGGTCATCGTGCACGCCGGCAAGAAGGCCGACCACGTATACCTCATCGCCCACGGCAAGGTCGAGAAGGTCGGCCCGGGCAAGTACGGGGACGAGAACATCCTCGGCAGGCTCGGCGACGGCGACACCTTCGGCTGCCACACCCTGACCCGGTCCAAGGGCACCACCTGGGAGTTCACCGCCCGCGCGACGACCGCGGTCACCCTCCTCGCGCTCCCGGAAACGGCCTACCGGGCGGTCGCCGACCAGTACGAGCACCTGCGCGCGCACGTCGCGAGCCAGAACGGCAGCAGGAACGGCTTCAAGACCAACAAGGTGGGCGAGAAGCTCATCGAACTGAGCGCCGGCCACCACGGCGAGGCCGTGCTGCCGGGCGCCTTCGCCGACTACGAGCTCACGCCACGCGAGTACGAGCTGAGCGTGGCCCAGACCGTGCTGAAGGTCCACACCCGCGTCGCCGACCTCTACAACCAGCCGATGAACCAGACCCACCAGCAGCTGCGGCTCACCGTCCAGGAGCTCCGCGAGCGGCAGGAGTACGAGCTCGTCAACAACCCGGAATTCGGGCTGCTCCACAACACCGACTTCGACCAGCGCATCCAGACGCACTGCGGCCCGCCGACCCCGGACGACCTCGACGACCTGCTCAGCATGCGGCGCGGCACCCAGTACCTGTTCGCCCACCCCAAGGCCATCGCCGCCTTCGGCAAGGAGTGCAACAAGCGGGGGCTGAACCTCGGCCACGTCGAGGTCGACGGCCACCACATCCCGGCCTGGCGGGGCGTGCCGATCCTGCCCTGCGGGAAGATCCCGCTCACCGAGCAGCACACCTCCTCGATCATCGCCGTGCGGACGGGCGAGGACAACGAAGGAGTGATCGGGCTCTACCAGACCGGCCTGCCGGACGAGTACGAGCCGGGGCTCAACGTCCGCTTCATGGGGATCGACGAGCGCGCGATCATCTCGTACCTCGTCACCGCCTACTACTCGGCGGCCGTGCTGGTCCCGGACGCCATCGGCGTCCTGGAGAACGTGGAGGTCCGCCCGCGCGCGTGA
- a CDS encoding thiol-disulfide oxidoreductase DCC family protein, producing MAPGLPVRKLTVLYDANCPLCVHIRHWLLAQRRLVPLDLVPAASHEARRRFPRLDHESTLREITVVGDSGQVWTGTDAFIVCLWALVEHRPRANWLATPAGRPFARAAMYTASAWRQAVRTEGHPEGVEGPACDDQCSVPR from the coding sequence GTGGCGCCCGGGTTGCCGGTCCGGAAGCTGACCGTGCTCTACGACGCAAACTGCCCGCTCTGCGTGCACATCCGGCACTGGCTGCTCGCACAGCGCCGGCTGGTCCCGCTCGACCTGGTCCCCGCCGCGTCCCACGAGGCGCGGCGGCGGTTCCCGAGGCTCGACCACGAGTCGACGCTCCGGGAGATCACCGTGGTCGGGGACTCGGGGCAGGTCTGGACCGGGACGGACGCCTTCATCGTCTGCCTGTGGGCACTGGTCGAACACCGGCCGAGGGCGAACTGGCTGGCCACCCCGGCCGGTCGGCCCTTCGCCCGGGCGGCGATGTACACGGCCTCCGCGTGGCGGCAGGCCGTGCGCACCGAGGGCCACCCCGAGGGCGTCGAGGGACCGGCCTGTGACGACCAGTGCTCCGTCCCCCGATAG
- a CDS encoding TetR/AcrR family transcriptional regulator, producing the protein MTDQKAPKSEQTRTLILETALRLFQERGFDKTTMRGIAKEAGVSVGNAYYYFESKEHLVQGFYDRIGAAHQKAVRPILDSETDLQKRLAGVLTSWMDIAAPYHEFASQFFKNAADPESPLSPFSPESEPARQAAIDIHREVLAGAKTKVPAELVDVLPELMWLSQMGLVLYWVFDRSPNSEKTRRLAERGAQLTTRGIVLARFRVLRPLVREVHELFADFLPGMAQTATAGARRKASDPDPDPA; encoded by the coding sequence GTGACTGATCAGAAGGCTCCCAAGAGCGAGCAGACCCGCACGCTCATCCTCGAAACCGCGCTCCGGCTCTTCCAGGAGCGCGGCTTCGACAAGACGACGATGCGGGGTATCGCGAAGGAGGCCGGTGTCTCGGTCGGCAACGCCTACTACTACTTCGAGTCGAAGGAACACCTGGTCCAGGGGTTCTACGACCGGATCGGCGCCGCCCATCAGAAGGCGGTCCGACCCATCCTGGACAGCGAGACCGATCTGCAGAAGCGGCTCGCGGGCGTGCTGACGAGCTGGATGGACATCGCGGCCCCGTACCACGAGTTCGCCTCGCAGTTCTTCAAGAACGCGGCGGACCCCGAGAGTCCGCTCAGCCCGTTCTCGCCGGAATCGGAGCCGGCGCGGCAGGCGGCGATCGACATCCACCGCGAGGTGCTGGCGGGGGCGAAGACCAAGGTGCCGGCCGAGCTGGTCGACGTACTGCCCGAGCTGATGTGGCTCTCGCAGATGGGTCTGGTCCTGTACTGGGTCTTCGACCGCTCCCCGAACAGCGAGAAGACGCGGCGGCTCGCCGAGCGCGGCGCGCAGCTGACGACGCGGGGCATCGTGCTGGCCCGGTTCCGGGTGCTGCGGCCGCTGGTGCGGGAAGTGCACGAGCTGTTCGCGGACTTCCTTCCGGGCATGGCGCAGACGGCGACGGCCGGGGCCCGGCGCAAGGCCTCGGACCCCGACCCGGACCCCGCGTAG